One genomic region from Rosa rugosa chromosome 1, drRosRugo1.1, whole genome shotgun sequence encodes:
- the LOC133731263 gene encoding uncharacterized protein LOC133731263, giving the protein MTNNLAESFNNWVLPLKSLLILDINDGIRVKSMESIAARKEDGQEWFYELFPPIEKKLKENLEVGRHWRVSRSDTYVYEVHCQKYNSMVNLETRFCSCGEWQLYDFPCSHALVVIQQHGSSPYSYVNELYKVEKYRETYSFPINPLPFISKPVRDFGRDVVILQPPLTRRPPGRPRKKRFRKRSEKTRVIKCGRCEKCDGHNRKSCTAPI; this is encoded by the coding sequence atgacaaataactTGGCTGAGTCTTTTAACAATTGGGTGTTGCCTTTGAAGAGTCTTCTTATTCTTGATATTAATGATGGGATTAGAGTGAAGTCCATGGAGTCAATTGCTGCTCGGAAGGAGGATGGGCAGGAATGGTTCTATGAGTTGTTCCCGCCGATTGAAAAGAAGTTGAAGGAGAATTTGGAAGTGGGAAGACATTGGAGAGTGAGCAGGTCTGATACCTATGTGTATGAAGTTCACTGCCAGAAGTACAATAGCATGGTAAATTTGGAAACTCGCTTTTGTTCGTGTGGAGAATGGCAGCTGTACGACTTCCCATGTTCCCATGCCCTTGTAGTGATCCAACAACATGGTTCTTCCCCCTATTCGTATGTCAATGAGCTGTACAAGGTGGAGAAATACCGAGAAACTTATTCTTTCCCAATTAATCCTCTTCCCTTTATTTCGAAGCCAGTGCGTGATTTTGGTAGAGATGTGGTGATATTGCAGCCACCTTTGACTAGAAGACCACCTGGAAGGCctagaaagaagaggttcagaaAAAGGAGCGAGAAAACCAGGGTGATCAAGTGTGGTAGGTGCGAAAAATGTGATGGTCACAACAGAAAGAGTTGTACAGCTCCGATATAG